In Hippoglossus hippoglossus isolate fHipHip1 chromosome 24, fHipHip1.pri, whole genome shotgun sequence, a single genomic region encodes these proteins:
- the ube2j1 gene encoding ubiquitin-conjugating enzyme E2 J1 has product MENRYNLKSPAVKRLMKEAAELRDPTEHYHAQPLEDNLFEWHFSVRGPPDSDFDGGVYHGRIVLPPEYPMKPPSIILLTPNGRFEVGKKICLSISGHHPETWQPSWSIRTALIAIIGFMPTKGEGAIGSLDYTPEERRALAKKSQDFCCETCGCSMRSALLALTPNSHPSAEDHKAKELAQQINFKAESSSSRPASESGGAESGGAESNPSPLGEGDTSTSAAQEAADCPQAEQPEASPATGVEGSQPQTAPSTGRPLSPRQRRTQQHSHQGQRDSRPAFPAAPRQPQDESHAGSVALIVVLTLALAALIFRRIYLAQEYKFDYEL; this is encoded by the exons CGGTGAAGAGGCTGATGAAGGAGGCTGCTGAACTGAGGGATCCCACAGAGCACTACCACGCCCAGCCGCTGGAA gataACCTCTTCGAATGGCACTTCTCCGTACGCGGGCCTCCAGATTCAGATTTTGATGGTGGCGTTTACCACGGCAGGATCGTGCTTCCCCCAGAGTACCCCATGAAGCCCCCCAGCATCATCCTCCTCACA CCGAACGGAAGATTCGAAGTTGGTAAGAAGATTTGCCTGAGCATCTCTGGCCACCATCCAGAGACCTGGCAGCCGTCTTGGAGCA TCAGAACTGCCCTAATCGCTATTATCGGATTCATGCCAACAAAAGGAGAGGGAGCAATAGGATCTCTTGATTATAccccagaggagaggagggccCTTGCCAAAAA GTCCCAGGACTTCTGCTGTGAGACGTGTGGCTGCTCCATGCGCTCTGCCCTCCTGGCTCTGACCCCCAACAGCCACCCCAGCGCAGAGGACCACAAGGCCAAAGAACTGGCTCAGCAAATCAACTTCAAG GCAGAGTCAAGTTCATCCAGACCAGCAAGTGAGAGTGGAGGTGCTGAGAGCGGAGGTGCTGAAAGCAATCCGTCCCCACTCGGCGAGGGAGACACCTCCACTTCTGCCGCCCAGGAAGCTGCTGACTGTCCCCAGGCTGAACAG cctgAGGCGTCTCCTGCCACCGGCGTAGAGGGATCGCAGCCCCAAACAGCCCCCAGCACTGGTCGCCCTCTCAGTCCCCGGCAGCGTCGCACCCAGCAGCACAGCCACCAGGGTCAGAGGGACAGCAGGCCGGCGTTCCCAGCGGCCCCTCGTCAGCCTCAGGATGAGAGCCACGCGGGCTCAGTCGCCCTCATCGTGGTGCTCACCCTGGCCCTGGCTGCACTCATCTTCCGCAGGATCTACCTGGCACAAGAGTACAAGTTTGACTACGAGCTGTGa